The Lentimicrobiaceae bacterium genome segment ATCAACAAACCCCTGACCGCTAATATTTACTTTCAAATTCAATTTCTGACAAATAAATGATGCATCTTTTATGCTCATTCCAATAAGGTTTGGCATTTTTCCGTCTATATTATTAATGTCAACAACTTTTTTTACCGTAGTTTTGTTTGTGCTATCGTATTTATATGCCAACCATTCGTTGTTAGCAGCTTGCTTATGGTTGTACTGCAAAAAATTTGATACATTGTAAATATCACTTGAATTTCCAACTGTAAGCGGGTTTGCAATTTTGCTTTTGGCAGAATCGGAGATTGTGTAAGCAAATTCGTCGGAATTGGCATACAATCTATCGGCTATATCTCTAACAACGGGAGCAGCGACACTTCCACCGTAAATACTACCTTTTGAAGGATCGCTAATCACAACTATAACCGTGTATTTTGGGTTTTCTGCCGGAAAGTAGCCCGCAAACGAAGCGTTGTACCTTTTGGGTCCACCCTTTTTCATATCGTCGGTAATTTGAGCTGTACCTGTTTTACCAGCAAAACGATAAATTGAGTTTTTGAGTCGGCTACCTGTTCCCTCATCTACAGTTTTTTCTAGCAGATACTGCACATTTTTGATTGCCTTTTTTGAGGCTATCCTTTTACCAACCGTCTGCGGTTTATAATCGACCACAACCTCATTGTGTTTGGCAACTTTTTTCACAAAATGCGGTTTAACCATAATACCATCGTTAGCCACAGTATTGTAAAAGTTAAGCATTTGCAACGGCGTGATCATAACCTCGTATCCTATAGACATCCAAGGCAAAGATACCTTAGACCAAGTTTTTGACTTAGGCGAATTGATATATGGACTGGCTTCTCCCACAAGCTCGGTATTAACTTTCTCGTTTAAGCCAAAACTACACAAACGGTCGATGAATTTTCGAGGATTACTTCCATAAATTTCAGTAATAATAGTAGAAATACCAACGTTAGATGACGTTTGAAACAACTCTTGCACTGTTTCCACACCACCGCCAAGGTGGGAATCCTTCATTACTCTGTTGGCGTATTTTTTAACTCCGCCGTGAATATTGTATTTATCTGTAATTTTTAAGTCGGAGTCTTCAAATGCAGCCAAATACGATGCTAACTTAAAAGTACTTCCCGGTGATATACGCTCAGATATTGCATAATTATATGTTT includes the following:
- a CDS encoding penicillin-binding protein, which encodes MATNKRDDDMIVKPGRVIVIYVSFLLLSLVIIGRIIKIQFVEGDDLRNENKSVTYKYFPVEGDRGNIFDRNNKLLATSDFYYDLRFDAMSPDSSSYDLYLDDLCKAFENYYRSDYKSKRKSLKDTIQKYRALGNRYLLLRRDLSVDEANDVKKFPLFNLGKYKGGIILEQTTKRLYPYDNMAIGLIGYYTPERKELTRGIEGSFNNYLEGIDGKRLYRRIPGLKWRPVSEINDIDPKDGYDVQLTIDIDLQGVTESALKKQLEMSEADHGTAIVMEVSTGEILAIANMGRGKNGEYIETYNYAISERISPGSTFKLASYLAAFEDSDLKITDKYNIHGGVKKYANRVMKDSHLGGGVETVQELFQTSSNVGISTIITEIYGSNPRKFIDRLCSFGLNEKVNTELVGEASPYINSPKSKTWSKVSLPWMSIGYEVMITPLQMLNFYNTVANDGIMVKPHFVKKVAKHNEVVVDYKPQTVGKRIASKKAIKNVQYLLEKTVDEGTGSRLKNSIYRFAGKTGTAQITDDMKKGGPKRYNASFAGYFPAENPKYTVIVVISDPSKGSIYGGSVAAPVVRDIADRLYANSDEFAYTISDSAKSKIANPLTVGNSSDIYNVSNFLQYNHKQAANNEWLAYKYDSTNKTTVKKVVDINNIDGKMPNLIGMSIKDASFICQKLNLKVNISGQGFVDKQEPAPGTDISNVKQVNLNLSVKNQKSIAQKL